A window of Thermococcus sp. LS1 genomic DNA:
TGCTCCCAAGGTCACCGAATTTGCCATCTATTATCTCGTCAACGACCTTAAGGGCGGCCAGTTCCTTTCCATACTCTTTGACGAGCGCCCTAATCCTCTCGGCAACGCCTGGAGGGCCAACGAGGCTTTCGACACGACCGGCCATGTCAGTAGCTTGAGGAACCTCAACATCGGTGCTCGGATCCTTACCCTGGGCGCGGGCCTTTCTCGCTATCTCGTAGGCCCTGTCGATCTCGCGCTGGAGAGATTCAAAGTAAGCCTTCATTTCTTCAGAATAAAGCTCGGCCATTGTCAAACACCCTCACAGTACTGGTCAAAGTGCACAACAGCCCTCAAACGGGCGGTTTCCACATCGATTATTGGAACCCTTGCCGGGGTAGGAACGATGTTCACCATCTTCTGGAACTCCGTCTGAGCCTGCCATGTGCCGGTGTTTATCAAAAAGACGCCGTTGTAAATCTTATACTGCATAACGTGGACGTGGCCGGCCTGGAAGAGGTCTGGAACGCTGTCTATGACAAGGGTATCCTCCGGATCCGGAGCTATTGGCACCTTCTCACCGAAGGTGGGTGCAAGGTGGCGGAGCTTGAGGAGGTCGAGCATTGCCTCCGCAGGCCTGTGGTGGGTTCTGTTCGGGATAAAGCTAACGACGTCCTCTATCCCCCTTCCGTGAGCTATGAGAAAGTCCCTGCCGTGAAGCCTTACCACCGCGGGATTGCTTATTATGACCGCGTTCTTGAGCTTAAGGAGTGGTCTGGCGTATTCTTCGTAAAAGCCCGGCTGAGGAAGGGCTGTTCTGGCCGCATCGTGGTTGCCCGGGCCAATGAACATTGTTATATGGTCCGGCACGTTGGAGAGGAGGTTCGCCAAAGCCTCGTACTGATCGAAAATGTCAGGGATAGCAAGCTCGTTGTACTGGCCGGGATAGATGCCTATGCCATCAACGACGTCGCCAGCGATTATCATGTACTTAATCCGGCTCACGAGCTCCTCCTCGGCCCTGTTGTTGACATCTCCGTTGAGCCACTCAAGGAAGCGCATAAAGGCTTTCTCGCAGAACTTATTGCTTCCGACGTGGATGTCACTGAGCAGAACAGCGTAGACCTTTTCTTCGAGGGGTGGCTTTTCGCGCTTGAACTTTGGAACGTCCGGCAGGTAAATCTTATCCGCGAAGAAGATGCCCCTTCCAGAGTAGCGGCCCTTGAAGGCCACCACAGCGTCGGGCATTATCTCGAAGAACTTCTTCGAGTCCTCGTTGTTGCGGTTTATGAAGACCTTGATTATTCCCGTGTTGTCCTCAACCTCGAACATGAAACCCTTAGCAGTCTCCCTCTTGGAGTTCACGAGGCCGATTATCGTGACGTCCTCATCGGTTCTAACGTAACTTAGCTTGGCTATGTCTATCACACTACCTATCTCCGGATTCTCGCGGAGAATGCGGCGCATCTTCTTGAGCCTGCTCCTGAAGTAGTCCGCATAGACCTTGATTATTATCTCCCCTTCCTTGCCCCGGGCGTCCTTAGCCTTTGGAAGGGTGAACTTGACGTTCTTGACATCGAAGGCAATCTCGTAATCATCGGGAATCTCTTTGGCCCTGTAGTGGAAGCCCTCCTTTGGGGATACCCTAAAGTCAGAATAGACGGAATAACTCTTCTCCTCTTCGGGAACCTCCTCGACGTAGGCTATCGGGACACCGTAGTCACCGTAAACTATCTTCGGCTTGACGTCATTATCAGTCTCCTCACTGTTCGCGTAGCCGTGGGCATAACCATTGTCATTTTCAGTCGGAGTCTCTTCGACTGAAATCTCCCCTTCCACTGGAAGGGTTTCATCAGCAACCTCCGAAAGGGAGGCAGCCATGACTTCGGTTTCAGATTCAGAGTCGCCTACGAGGGGGGATTCCCCCAGAGTTCCAGTAGAAATATAACTCTCCCCCCCAGAAAAGTCGGGCTCTTCTTGCCCCGACGGACCCATTTCAGACATATCACCCCCGCTTTCAGAGGAGGTTCCAGTGGAAATAGACGTCTCTTCGCCAGTATCATGAACAACAACCACAGTTGTTGGTTCAGACATTTCTCCACGCATAGCAGATGATTCGGCAGTTCCAGGTATTTCAGTAGGCATTTCCGCTTCAGAAGCCATATCATCCGAAATTTGCTCTTCAGCATGGGGGTGGGATTCTGCAGAAGAAGAGATCGAATTTTCCAATGGAGCCATGCCCTTTTCCATGAGAAACTCCCTGGCAATAGTGGCGTCTATTACAAAGGTACCCCTCGCCTTAGCGAACTTGATGAGCTCCGCGAGAGTAAAGTCCTTCTTATAGCCATCAACGAGAAGGTAATAGGCCGACGGGGTGATTAGATAGTTGTTAGCCATTAAATCCTCAATCAAGCCCATCAGAGCAGCCTCCTCTGGCGGGACATGCTTATAGTGAGCACCGTCTGGAGCTGATGATCATGACGGTATATGTTCTTGACCTTATAAGGAGTTACGTTGAGCCTTATCTCTTTGGTTCTACCATAGCGGCCCTTGCTGACAACCTTGGCGTTTATGATGCCGAGCATGTCTAGTTCATTTATTAAATCACTCACACGCCTCTGAGTTAGCGGTTCAAGATCTATGTGGTCACATAGGGACTTGTAGACAGAATAGACGTCGCCAGTGTTTGCGGGCAACTCGCCGTTCTCGTCCAGGAGAACTATAGCATAGAGGAGAACCTTTGAGTGGAGCGGAAGGGTCTTTATGACCTCCTCCATGGTGTCCTGCTCTATCTTCTCCTGGGCCTTCCAGACGTGGCGCTCGGTTACCTTGCTCGCCCCTTCGCGCTCGGCTATTTCTCCAGCGACGCGGAGCAGGTCGAGGGCGCGCCTTGCATCACCATGCTCGCGGGCTGCCAAGGCGGCACAGAGGGGAACTACACCGTCATCGAGAACACCCTCGTTGAAGGCATCCTTCGCACGCTGCATGAGTATATCCCGCAGCTGGTTGGCGTCATAGGGTGGGAAGACAACCTCCTCCTCGCTTAGACTTGAGAGAACGCGTGGGTCCAGGTAGTCCTTGAACTTGAGGTCGTTGGATATACCGATTATGCTAACCTTCGCCCGGTGAAGTTCGGTGTTTATCCTCGTGAGAGAGTAAAGAATATCGTCACCGCTCTTTTTGATGAGTTTGTCAATCTCATCGAGGACTATGATGACGAAGCGCTCTTTGGCGTCTATGACAGCCTTGAGCTTGGAGTACACCTCATCGGTCGGCCATCCTACGAGCGGAACTTCAACGCCGCTCTCCTCGCGGAAGTAGTTCACAATGTTGGCGAGAACGCGGTACTGTGTATCAACTATCTCGCAGTTGACATAGATAACATCAACGGGAACGTTGTACTTTTGAGATATCTTCTTCAGCTCCTCTGTGACGAACTTTATGGTGACGGTCTTACCAGTACCTGTTTTGCCGTAGACGAAAACGTTGGAAGGAGTTTCACCTCTAAGAACCGGAACAAGGATGTGCGCAAGGTTTTCAATCTGCTCGCGCCTGTGAGGAAGCTCTCTGGGTGTATAGCTATGCCTTAAAACCTCCTTATTTTTGAAAATCTTCTTGGCATGAAGATACTTCTCGAAGATTGAATCAAGGTAATTGTCGTCCATCAGCACCACCCATTCCACTGGAAATCCAGCTCCAGCAGTGATTATTGTACAGAGCTCCGAATCACAGTTGGAACATATGACAATTTTAACGACAATAATTGTAAATCATGCGACTTTATCATCTGGATTATGAACGCTAAACATGTGCTCCACAGGAAGCACCGGATACAGAGGAAAGCATAGGTAGTGAGCCCCAGGGGTTTATATGCCTTGTTGAACAGAGGGATGTAAAAAGAACAGAGAGCCAACAGGAAAATCGTCAGAGATATATTGTGTTGTCCTGTTCACGAGAGTTGGCCTCTTCCTGGGCCTCAAATATCTCTTTAAGCAGCTGTTTGGCATCAGCTTCGGGCATTCCGACTTTAACCACCAAGAAGCGGAGAAGTTCTTCCCGGGTAGCCCCTTTCTGAAGCCTCTCAAAGATCATCCAGACAAGGCGGTCGAACACATCCTGGGCAAAGGCCTCCTCCAAGCCAAGGGCCTCGACGGCCGATTGAAGACCTATCAGAAGGGACGTCAGGGCGTCGTTGAACTCGGCCTTGCCCAAGGATTTCTTGTCGAGGTCCACGCGGAGGTATATCTCATCGTTCATTCCGGAGAGTGTGAATTTCATGAGGTTGACCCTATCATTGAGCAGGAGAAGCGTGTGATACACCTTCAAGCGCTCGTCTTTTGTCATGGAGAGGGTCTCCAGACGAAGAGGAACTATCAGATGGACGAAGTCGTCGGAGAACATCACGAGAAGGCTAAACGGCATACGGGGGTGCTCAGCAACATAAGCGTTCTGACCGACGTTTTTTATGACCCAGGGGAGGTCCACGATGTCCTTAGCGTTGTCGTCACCCTCCCTAAGCCAGCTGAGAACTTGATTCTCAATATCTTCCACTGGAATCACCAAGGGAACTTTTGATTCGAAACTTAATAACGGTATCGCTCCAGCGGAAACTGAAGGGGTCAAAGAACATAATAGTGCATCGAAGGTTTACATTCGAAAATGAACAATAGCATCCAAGAGGACATTTCCACTGAAAGAAGAATGAACATTTTTGGGCAGAAGACTGTATACACTGACGTTCCAAATTGTACCATTTGGGCAAACATACATATTAAACACAAACCAGAACATTAAACGGTTTTGTAGTCCCCCAGAGTTCTGTTTCCTGTGGAGGAGGACTTTGGCTACTCCTATACTATCATTCCGTTTTTGGTGAAACTCTCCCGTCTTCTTTACAATTTCGAATATTTATATTTTTTCATGAACAATGTTCATAAAAAATCTTGAACTTACGGAAGTCATGAAAATTAGTCTAAATATCCAAAGAGTAGATTTAAAACCTGTTGATTTTATGTTTGTAATGTCCTTTATAAATGGAGTTTTCTGTTTTTTCTGACATGTGGGCCATCCATTCTCCGAAACTGGGTTCCAGTGGAAATGAAACTCTGGGGGGTCTTTCAGATAATCATCGAAATGGACTTCCGTTTCCAGTGGAAATATACCTCCATTCTTGGACAACACAAGGCATCAATGATAATTTTTTAAACCTGCCAACGATAGTGTACAACATGATTCCAGTACCCCTCGTTAGAAGACTCCTGAAGCTCAAGATCCGGGTGAGTAGGAACAAGCTTCTCCTAATTGCCACCGTGGTTCTGGGACTGGCGTTAGTTTTTGCGGGTCTGTTCATGTATTCTGAGGGTGTGGACTTCTTTACGGCGTTCTACTGGGCAATAATAACCATGGCCACGATCGGCTATGGAGACATAACCCCCCAAACCGAAGCCGGCCGGATAGTGGCTATGATAGCCGCTGTCGCTGGAATCTCGACTTTCACCGCCCTGGTTTCCGTTCTGGCTGAATACTTCATTTCATCGTCTTTGAGGAGGATGATGGGCATGCACCGCGTAAAGTATTCTAGGCATTACGTTATCATAGGTCAGGGGAGTAGCGTTCCCAGCTGTGTGGGTGAGCTCATGTCGGCGATTTCCTCTGGAGATGCTGATGCGAGGCCAATAGTCGTTGTTCTCCCCAGTGAAGAGGAGCGCAAAAAACTGGAACTTCCGGAAGAAGTGGAGATACTCATTGGGGATCCCACGAATAGAGAAACTCTCGAGAGGGCTCGGGTGGGGGATGCGTCCCATGTGATACTTTCCCTCGAGGATGACTCGAAGTCTGTCTTCACAACCCTAATGATAAAGCGCATGTCCGATGCAAAGGTCTTTGTGGAAGCACTGAAGCCAGAGAGCGTCGAGCTGCTTAAGCAGGCGGGTGCCGACAGGGTTATAACAAGCAGGAGCCTCGCGGGCAGGCTTTTAGCGAGTTCCGTCTTCGAGCCTGAGGTCGTTGATGTCATAGATGACCTCACTACCGCCTCCAGGGGCTATGACATATCCACCATTGTAAGGAAGAACCTCTGGGGTGTTCCCTACATCGAGGCGTTTCAGAAGCTTTATTCGGAGGGCTACTTCCTTGTCGGTTACTACACTGATAGAGCCATCCTCGGACCCAAGCTCAATGAACCCATCCCGGAG
This region includes:
- a CDS encoding DNA-directed DNA polymerase II small subunit encodes the protein MGLIEDLMANNYLITPSAYYLLVDGYKKDFTLAELIKFAKARGTFVIDATIAREFLMEKGMAPLENSISSSAESHPHAEEQISDDMASEAEMPTEIPGTAESSAMRGEMSEPTTVVVVHDTGEETSISTGTSSESGGDMSEMGPSGQEEPDFSGGESYISTGTLGESPLVGDSESETEVMAASLSEVADETLPVEGEISVEETPTENDNGYAHGYANSEETDNDVKPKIVYGDYGVPIAYVEEVPEEEKSYSVYSDFRVSPKEGFHYRAKEIPDDYEIAFDVKNVKFTLPKAKDARGKEGEIIIKVYADYFRSRLKKMRRILRENPEIGSVIDIAKLSYVRTDEDVTIIGLVNSKRETAKGFMFEVEDNTGIIKVFINRNNEDSKKFFEIMPDAVVAFKGRYSGRGIFFADKIYLPDVPKFKREKPPLEEKVYAVLLSDIHVGSNKFCEKAFMRFLEWLNGDVNNRAEEELVSRIKYMIIAGDVVDGIGIYPGQYNELAIPDIFDQYEALANLLSNVPDHITMFIGPGNHDAARTALPQPGFYEEYARPLLKLKNAVIISNPAVVRLHGRDFLIAHGRGIEDVVSFIPNRTHHRPAEAMLDLLKLRHLAPTFGEKVPIAPDPEDTLVIDSVPDLFQAGHVHVMQYKIYNGVFLINTGTWQAQTEFQKMVNIVPTPARVPIIDVETARLRAVVHFDQYCEGV
- a CDS encoding ORC1-type DNA replication protein, with translation MDDNYLDSIFEKYLHAKKIFKNKEVLRHSYTPRELPHRREQIENLAHILVPVLRGETPSNVFVYGKTGTGKTVTIKFVTEELKKISQKYNVPVDVIYVNCEIVDTQYRVLANIVNYFREESGVEVPLVGWPTDEVYSKLKAVIDAKERFVIIVLDEIDKLIKKSGDDILYSLTRINTELHRAKVSIIGISNDLKFKDYLDPRVLSSLSEEEVVFPPYDANQLRDILMQRAKDAFNEGVLDDGVVPLCAALAAREHGDARRALDLLRVAGEIAEREGASKVTERHVWKAQEKIEQDTMEEVIKTLPLHSKVLLYAIVLLDENGELPANTGDVYSVYKSLCDHIDLEPLTQRRVSDLINELDMLGIINAKVVSKGRYGRTKEIRLNVTPYKVKNIYRHDHQLQTVLTISMSRQRRLL
- a CDS encoding DNA-binding protein, which translates into the protein MEDIENQVLSWLREGDDNAKDIVDLPWVIKNVGQNAYVAEHPRMPFSLLVMFSDDFVHLIVPLRLETLSMTKDERLKVYHTLLLLNDRVNLMKFTLSGMNDEIYLRVDLDKKSLGKAEFNDALTSLLIGLQSAVEALGLEEAFAQDVFDRLVWMIFERLQKGATREELLRFLVVKVGMPEADAKQLLKEIFEAQEEANSREQDNTIYL
- a CDS encoding TrkA family potassium uptake protein — encoded protein: MIPVPLVRRLLKLKIRVSRNKLLLIATVVLGLALVFAGLFMYSEGVDFFTAFYWAIITMATIGYGDITPQTEAGRIVAMIAAVAGISTFTALVSVLAEYFISSSLRRMMGMHRVKYSRHYVIIGQGSSVPSCVGELMSAISSGDADARPIVVVLPSEEERKKLELPEEVEILIGDPTNRETLERARVGDASHVILSLEDDSKSVFTTLMIKRMSDAKVFVEALKPESVELLKQAGADRVITSRSLAGRLLASSVFEPEVVDVIDDLTTASRGYDISTIVRKNLWGVPYIEAFQKLYSEGYFLVGYYTDRAILGPKLNEPIPEGAKTACDKECCFHWKGLSSWDFGAFALLSCVCSTKFGQFDGLLALEPKS